In Arthrobacter sp. SLBN-112, a genomic segment contains:
- the rpoZ gene encoding DNA-directed RNA polymerase subunit omega: MSTNLEGIINPPIDDLLKVADSKYGLVIFGAKRARQINAYYAQLHEGLFEYVGPLVDTKLNEKSLSIALREINEGKLVSTPIEAAE; the protein is encoded by the coding sequence GTGTCTACGAACCTTGAAGGCATCATCAACCCGCCGATCGACGATCTGCTGAAGGTAGCGGATTCCAAGTACGGCCTGGTGATCTTCGGTGCCAAGCGTGCTCGTCAGATCAACGCCTACTACGCCCAGCTGCACGAGGGCCTGTTCGAATACGTCGGGCCGCTGGTTGACACCAAGCTGAACGAGAAGTCACTCTCGATCGCACTGCGCGAGATCAACGAAGGCAAGCTGGTTTCCACGCCGATCGAAGCCGCAGAGTAG